In Rosa chinensis cultivar Old Blush chromosome 1, RchiOBHm-V2, whole genome shotgun sequence, a genomic segment contains:
- the LOC112181702 gene encoding rust resistance kinase Lr10 encodes MQQTLISSFCFILLAFSSKVLGEKPRCGKHGPDIKFPFSFKGSQHPENSGYPGFLVSCNEKQETILELPIPVKFPIKTIDYENQYIQLYDPENCLLRKLLKVHNMPISPFNYSEYQMANITLFNCSSAERQSSYNMNPIPCFYGPGYQIYSVSSSQNIEDLPLLSCTKMRNLSLVPYSPYPYAHPTPTNLYLEWSEPNCGQCEANGTTCDFKKNGTTSTEIECLPRKKEGSETKLVPTGASLGSFVLILLAAAAYHVYSSDRKEKQNQLKIEIFLEDYRALKPSRYSYADIKRITNQFKDKLGQGAYGTVYKGKLSSECFVAVKVLNSTKGDGEEFVNEVGTMGHIHHVNVVRLVGFCADGFRRALVYDFLPNGSLQDFISSADNNNSFLGWDKLQDIALGIAKGIEYLHQGCDQRILHFDIKPHNVLLDHNFTPKISDFGLAKLCSKDQSIVSMTTARGTMGYIAPEVFSRNFGNVSYKSDVYSYGMVLLEMVGGRKNISSTTENTTEVYYPEWIYNLLEEGEDLRIHVGEEGDAKIAKRLAIVGLWCIQWHPVDRPSMKGVVQMLEGGENLTMPPNPFSSQGPTGTSASTPARRLNLQLEAIAELE; translated from the exons ATGCAGCAAACTCTCATTTCTTCCTTTTGCTTCATCTTGCTGGCTTTCTCCTCCAAAGTCCTTGGTGAAAAACCGAGGTGTGGGAAACATGGCCCAGATATCAAATTCCCTTTTAGCTTCAAAGGTAGCCAGCACCCAGAAAATTCTGGGTATCCTGGGTTTCTTGTATCCTGCAATGAAAAGCAGGAAACCATTCTTGAGCTGCCAATCCCAGTTAAATTCCCAATCAAAACCATAGACTATGAGAATCAGTATATCCAGCTATATGACCCAGAAAATTGCTTGCTGAGGAAGCTATTGAAAGTCCACAACATGCCAATCTCTCCCTTCAACTACTCAGAATACCAAATGGCTAATATTACCTTATTCAATTGTTCTTCAGCTGAAAGGCAATCATCGTACAATATGAATCCAATCCCCTGCTTTTATGGCCCTGGCTACCAAATCTACTCGGTTTCTTCTTCCCAAAACATTGAGGACTTGCCCCTCCTGTCTTGTACAAAGATGCGTAATCTTTCACTAGTTCCATACAGCCCCTATCCGTATGCACAtccaactccaacaaatctTTATTTGGAATGGTCTGAACCAAATTGTGGACAATGTGAAGCAAACGGCACGACATGTGATTTCAAGAAGAATGGCACCACAAGTACTGAAATTGAATGCCTTCCCAGGAAGAAAGAAG GTTCAGAAACAAAGTTAGTACCCACTG GTGCATCCCTGGGTTCATTTGTACTCATACTACTTGCAGCTGCAGCTTATCATGTCTATAGTTctgacagaaaagaaaaacagaatcaattaaaaattgaaatttttttagagGATTACAGAGCTCTCAAACCAAGCAGATACTCTTATGCAGATATCAAGAGGATTACAAATCAGTTCAAGGACAAATTAGGCCAAGGAGCCTATGGAACTGTTTATAAGGGAAAGCTTTCTTCTGAATGTTTTGTTGCTGTCAAAGTCCTCAATAGTACAAAGGGGGATGGGGAAGAGTTTGTAAATGAAGTGGGAACAATGGGTCATATCCACCATGTCAATGTGGTTCGCTTGGTTGGATTCTGTGCTGATGGGTTTAGACGAGCTCTTGTTTATGACTTCTTACCTAATGGTTCACTGCAAGATTTCATTTCATCAGCAGACAATAACAATTCTTTCCTTGGTTGGGATAAGTTGCAAGATATTGCTCTAGGCATAGCCAAAGGAATTGAATATCTACACCAAGGATGCGATCAACGAATCCTCCATTTCGATATCAAACCCCACAATGTTTTGCTTGACCATAACTTCACCCCAAAgatttctgattttggtttgGCCAAGTTATGTTCCAAGGATCAGAGTATAGTGTCAATGACTACAGCTAGGGGAACGATGGGGTACATTGCACCTGAAGTGTTCTCCAGAAACTTTGGAAATGTATCCTATAAGTCAGATGTGTATAGTTATGGAATGGTACTGCTCGAGATGGTAGGAGGAAGAAAGAACATCAGTTCAACCACAGAGAACACAACTGAAGTTTACTACCCAGAATGGATCTATAATCTactggaagaaggtgaagaccTTCGAATCCATGTTGGGGAAGAAGGAGATGCTAAAATTGCAAAGAGACTTGCGATTGTCGGTCTCTGGTGCATCCAATGGCACCCGGTAGATCGTCCTTCTATGAAAGGGGTGGTTCAGATGTTGGAAGGAGGAGAAAACTTAACTATGCCTCCAAATCCTTTTTCCTCTCAAGGTCCTACAGGAACAAGTGCAAGTACACCTGCCAGAAGATTAAACCTTCAACTGGAAGCAATTGCCGAGTTAGagtaa